The nucleotide window TTTTATGAGTGCATTTCATTTATCAATAACCGATTTAAATTTCGTAGAAAATTACACGTAAACACAGCAAAATCCGCAAATCTATAGAACCTTTGAGATGTTTTGATACATATGTAAGCTTTGGAGGTGTATTACAATGTAGCTAATCCTAAAGTTATCTTCTTTAATACAGCGAAAAACAATGTATTTAACATCTGTAAAATTACATGagagtgcatgtacatgtaccttttaAGCGAGGATATGTATTGTAATGGGAAGCAGTGTATGCTGGGACTGAAATAAGTCTGGCTTCTCCCAGAGTACAACTGTTTCTAACATTGTGTCATGTTTATTTACTGCatactttctctctctctctctctctctctctctctctctctctctctctctctctctctctctatatatatatatgaaaaagaaacgaACTAGATACTAAATATAAACGCCCAATCTGATAAACCAGGATTAAGCCTCTTAGCCAATGAAATTacagaaaacaaattatgttcGAGAAGACTGGCAAAATGACGGATATAATGAACTACATAGAACAGTGAAAGCGTTAAGgtaaacatgaaaggtgaagataacggttAGAATTGaaggaaaatatatatagtTACTGTATAGCGGTTTATTTTAAACTTTTGTAACCTACTATTAGCAACGTTACGTTATAACACAAAGCCCAATATGAGTCACAATAGCGGTAACATAATAGAAAAGCACGGCTAATCCATGACACTCTGGGTACCGAAAaaatgaatattagaattttaaaaGCTAAGATACGAATAAGATAATTTTCACAATCACTATACTAAGAGTGGGTCCATTAACGATCTTTTTCTTTCGCCTTTGTTTTTGACACCCGATCGGTAGATTGTATTTGGAGTTCGTTCTCGTTCGCATCGATCGGATATAGTTTCAAAATTGGTCTATTGGCAAGTCCCTAAAGTGGCGACTCTGACGAATACGTCTCTCTCTACGAGTTCCTCCACGACAGGTAGTTTCCAAGTGATTCGAGGTTCATCCTCGTGAACTTGGACAATATCACCAACTTTTGTATTCTGTGTCCTCCTTCCATTTTCTCTATGATATTCTGTAGGTAAACTTAAGTATGCTCTCTTCCAACGACTTCAAAAGTTGCGAAAATATATCCAGACAATGGTTTACACTATGGCAAGTCAATGACCGACAAGTGTTCGAATTCGCAAGGTTCTCTGTGTGGTAGGGCAAGGATGTCAGTCTCCTTCCGTACAGCAAATGTGCTGGTGTTAACGGCTCTGGATATTGAAATTCGATGAGACATGTCAATGGTCTATTATTCGCAATTGCTTCATACTCGGCGACGATAGTTTGAGTGTTTATAGATCGATCGACGTATGCATTCATGACCGATTATTTTCTTCAGTGTGGATAAGCCGCTCCAGAAACTTCCGTACCGTGGAAATCCCTTTGGAACGAATTTTCAATAAActcccatatttttttttttagtttttcttttGGTGCAACTCCATTCTTGGCCATGAATAGTTGATTCGCTTCTATTGCAGATATATGTAGCGGCTCCATAAGACTTGGTACTGGCGTCTGCAAAGATGTGCAACATCGTTTCACTGCCCACCTTGTTAAAATTTTCCTTCGAAAAGTATTGTAATATAGTTTTCTTTGTAACGGTATCAAGTGTTTGCATTTCTTGTTTTACAAATGACAGTTTAATTTGTCGTTCGTCGAGTACCAGCATAATCCTAGTAATTCTATGACTTCGTCCGAGTCGTGTAATAAATCCATGATTGATGGCTTTTGTGTGGCGTAGCTCACAGTTCGATGTCCATGATCTAACTTTCATCCCTGCATCCACCATGAGCTTTCTTGATACCCTAAAATACTCTaaccgagaggtcgtgagtttgagccccgctTGTCAAACCTAAAACGTAAACATcagtagtgattgctccttcgccaaacactcaaGGCatctagaagtgagaatcaagAGTCGTCTGGATATGACCCCCAAAACcaacaggcgttggcacgttaaagaaccctcaatgctacgacagtaagcgctaagcataagtctaaatttgtggtatttcacctacaacgtctcaatataagtgaacaATTCTTGACAGGATGCAAAACAAACAGTAAACCAACCAACCGAAAGTAGCTCATAGCATCTGCTTCCCTCGCAAAATATCCACATACATATCTCTTTTCCGAATATCAGCACTTGTAGATTTGCTGTTCTATAGATGCCCCAAAATAGTATCGTTCAAAATAAATGGAGAGCAAATGGCGCCAAATAGCACTGTTTTGAACCGGAAGTCAGCAATGAACTGTTCAGATCATTAGGATCCTTCAGTCAAAGAAATTTTGTTGCATTTATTTAAATCAACGTGTAGAAATGCCGGTGGTCACAGCAAATTTGTGCAATCGCAAGCTTGGCAGATTTGATGTCAAATAATTCAAGATGGGTGACGTCGAATCCAGGCAGTCGTTAACACTCGACTTGTCGATATGACTCGCGAAAACTACAGTCAACACTATTAGGATAGGTGTGGTGTTGAAACCCTTCCAATGATATGGAATATTATATAGGTACGGCTCTTTTGTATCCTCTGGTGCGTTTTTCTATAAGTCCTTTTCGTTCGGTTTCCGGTTTTGCAACTTATTCTTCTGTGCAGTAATTTGACGGTAGCTCAGAGGAGTCCTATTTCGGAACTCAATGCACTTATCTTGGTTCTTGGCTTGTTCTTGTCTGGTGTGTTCATGATTATGTTCTCTAGTTCCAAGAAGCGTTCCAGTGCTTGTTCTACTGACGAGTGCATAGCCACTGTTTGTACGATATCATTGAGAATTTGGTCCTGAAAGCAGAATTCCAATCCATAGCTGTCGGTCCTGATCCTCGGATGACTTGCTCCTCTACAATTCTTTAGTAATGATCCGCTCCAATTAAAAACGAAATTACAATTAAACTCGCCGTCAATAGAAACCGGGTGTACTATTTTGAATCGTTGAAGGCATGGCTTACTGGTCTTTTTTTACTTCAGGAGTGTGGTAACTGGCTAGAGGGTTAGTGTGGTAACTGACTAGAGGGTTAGTGTGGTAACTGTCCAGAGGGTTAGTGTGGTAACTGTCCAGAGGGTTAGTGTGGTAACTGTCCAGAGGGTTAGTGTGGTAACTGTCCAGAGGGTTAGTGTGGTAACTGTCCAGAGGGTTAGTGTGGTAACTGTCCAGAGGGTTAGTGTGGTAACTGACTAGAGGGTTAGTGTGGTAACTGGTTAGAGGGTTTGTGTTGTAACTGGTTAAAGGGTTAGTGTGGTAATTGACTAGAGGGTTAGTGTGGTAACTGGTTAGAGGGTTAGTGTGGTAACTAGAGGGTTAGTGTGGTAACTGGTTAGAGGGTTAGTATGGTAACTAGAGGGTTAGTGTGGTAACTAGAGGGTTAGTGTGGTAACTGTCCAGAGGGTTAGTGTGGTAACTGGTTAGAGGGTTAGTATGGTAACTAGAGGGTTAGTATGGTAACTAGAGGGTTAGTGTGGTAACTAGAGGGTTAGTATGGTAACTAGAGGGTTAGTGTGGTAACTAGAGGGTTAGTGTGGTAACTGTCCAGAGGGTTAGTGTGGTAACTGGTTAGAGGGTTAGTGTGGTAACTGACTAGAGGGTTAGTGTGGTAACTGAATAGAGGGTTAGTGTGGTAACTGACTAGAGGGTTAGTGTGGTAACTGACTAGAGGGTTAGTGTGGTAACTGGTTAGAGGGTTTGTGTGGTAACTGACTAGAGGGTTAGTGTTGTAACTGACTAGAGGGTTAGTGTGGTAACTGATTAGAGGGTTTGTGTGGCAACTGACTAGAGGGTTAGTGTGGTAACTGGTTAGAGGGTTAGTGTGGTAACTGACTAGAGGGTTAATGTGGTAACTGACTAGAGGGTTAGTGTGGTAACTGATTAGAGGGGTAGTGTGGTAACTGACTAGAGGGTTAATGTGGTAACTGACTAGAGGGTTAATGTGGTAACTGACTAGAGGGTTAGTGTGGTAACTGACTATAGAGGGTTTGTGTGGTAACTGACTAGAGGGTTAGTATGGTAACTGACTAGAGGGTTAGTGTTGTAACTGGTTAGAGGGTTAGTGTGGTAACTGGTTAGAGGGTTTGTGTTGTAACTGGTTAGAGGGTTTGTGTTGTAACTGGTTAGAGGGTTAGTGTGGTAACTGACTAGAGGGTTAGTGTTGTAACTGGTTAGATGGTTAGTGTTGTAACTGGTTAGAGGGTTAGTGTGGTAACTGATTAGAGGGTTTGTGTGGTAACTGACTAGAGGGTTTGTGTGGTTACTGGTTAGAGGGTTAGTGTGGTAACTGACTAGAGGGTTAGTGTGGTAACTGGTTAGAGGGTTAGTGTGGTAACTGGTTAGAGGGTTTGTGTGGTAACTGGTTAGAGGGTTAGTGTGGTAACTGATTAGAGGGTTTGTGTGGTAACTGACTAACTAGAGGGTTAGTGTTGTAACTGACTAGAGGGTTAGTGTGGTAACTGTCCAGAGGGTTAGTGTGGTAACTGGTTAGAGGGTTTGTGTGGTAACTGGTTAGAGGGTTAGTGTTGTAACTGATTAGAGGGTTAGTGTGGTAACTGGTTAGAGGGTTAGTGTGGTAACTGACTAGAGGATTAATGTGGTAACTGACTAGAGGGTTAGTGTGGTAACTGACTAGAGGGTTAGTGTTGTAACTGACTAGAGGGTTAGTGTTGTAACTGACTAGAGGATTAGTGTGGTAACTGGTTAGAGGGTTTGTGTGGTAACTGTCCAGAGGGTTAGTGTGGTAACTGGTTAGAGGGTTTGTGTGGCAACTGACTAGAGGGTTAGTGTGGTAACTGGTTAGAGGGTTTGTGTGGTAACTGGTTAGAGGGTTAGTGTGGTAACTGACTAGAGGGTTTGTGTGGCAACTGACTAGAGGGTTAGTGTGGTAACTGGTTAGAGGATTTGTGTGGTAACTGGTTAGAGGGTTTGTGTGGTAACTGACTAGAGGGTTAGTGTTGTAACTGACTAGAGGGTTTGTGTGGTAACTGGTTAGAGGGTTAGTGTTGTAACTGACTAGAGGGTTAGTGTGGTAACTGACTAGAGGGTTAGTGTGGTAACTGACTAGAGGGTTAGTGTTGTAACTGACTAGAGGGTTAGTGTGGTAACTGGTTAGAGGGTTTGTGTGGTAACTGGTTAGAGGGTTAGTGTGGCAACTGACTAGAGGGTTAGTGTTGTAACTGACTAGAGGGTTAGTGTGGTAACTGACTAGAGGGTTAGTGTGGTAACTGGTTAGAGGGTTAGTGTGGTAACTGGTTAGAGGGTTAGTGTGGTAACTGGTTAGAGGGTTAGTGTGGCAACTGACTAGAGGGTTAGTGTGGTAACTGGTTAGAGGGTTTGTGTGGTAACTGGTTAGAGGGTTAGTGTGGTAACTGACTAGAGGGTTAGTGTGGTAACTGACTAGAGGGTTAGTGTGGTAACTGGTTAGAGGGTTTGTGTGGTAACTGGTTAGAGGGTTTGTGTTGTAACTGGTTAGAGGGTTAGTGTGGTAACTGACTAGAGGGTTAGTGTGGTTACTGACTAGAGGGTTGTGTGGTAACTGACTAGAGGGTTAGTGTTGTAACTGACTAGAGGGTTAGTGTGGTAACTGACTAGGGGGTTAGTGTGGTAACTGGTTAGAGGGTTAGTGTGGTAACTGACTAGAGAATTAATGTGGTAACTGACTAGAGGGTTTGTGTGGTAACTGGTTAGAGGGTTAGTGTGGTAACTGGTTAGAGGGTTAGTGTGGTAACTGGTTAGAGGGTTAGTGTGGTAACTGGTTAGAGGGTTAGTGTGGCAACTGACTAGAGGGTTAGTGTGGTAACTGGTTAGAGGGTTTGTGTGGTAACTGGTTAGAGGGTTAGTGTGGTAACTGACTAGAGGGTTAGTGTGGTAACTGACTAGAGGGTTAGTGTGGTAACTGGTTAGAGGGTTTGTGTGGTAACTGGTTAGAGGGTTTGTGTTGTAACTGGTTAGAGGGTTAGTGTTGTAACTGACTAGAGGGTTAGTGTGGTAACTGGTTAGAGGGTTTGTGTGGTAACTGGTTAGAGGGTTTGTGTGGTAACTTGTTAAAGGGTTAGTGTGGTAACTGACTAGAGGGTTAGTGTGGTAACTGACTAGAGGGTTTGTGTGGTAACTGACTAGAGGGTTAGTGTGGTAACTGACTAGAGGGTTAGTGTGGTAACTGGTTAGAGGGTTAGTGTGGCAACTGACTAGAGGGTTAGTGTGGTAACTGGTTAGAGGGTTAGTGTGGCAACTGACTAGAGGGTTAGTGTGGTAACTGACTAGAGGGTTTGTGTGGTAACTGACTAGAGGATTAATGTGGTAACTGACTAGAGGGTTAGTGTGGTAACTGACTAGAGGGTTTGTGTGGTAACTGACTAGAGGGTTAGTGTGGTAACTGACTAGAGGGTTAGTGTGGTAACTGACTAGAGGGTTTGTGTGGTAACTGACTAGAGGATTAATGTGGTAACTGGTTAGAGGGTTAGTGTGGTAACTGACTAGAGGGTTTGTGTGGTAACTGACTAGAGGGTTAGTGTGGTAACTGACTAGAGGGTTTGTGTGGTAACTGACTAGAAGGTTAGTGTTGTAACTGACTAGAGGGTTAGTGTGGTAACTGGTTAGAGGGTTAGTGTGGTAACTGACTAGAAGATTAGTGTGGTAACTGGTTAGAGGGTTAGTGTGGTAACTGACTAGAGGGTTAATGTGGTAACTGACTAGAGGGTTAGTGTGGTAACTGGTTAGAGGGTTTGTGTTGTAACTTACTAGAGGGTTAGTGTGGTAACTGACTAGAGGGTTAGTGTGGTAACTGACTAGAGGGTTAGTGTGGTAACTGGTTAGAGGGTTTGTGTGGTAACTGGTTAGAGGGTTTGTGTTGTAACTTACTAGAGGGTTAGTGTGGTAACTGACTAGAGGGTTAGTGTGGTAACTGGTTAGAGGGTTTGTGTGGTAACTGGTTAGAGGGTTTGTGTTGTAACTTACTAGAGGGTTAGTGTGGTAACTGACTAGAGGGTTAGTGTGGTAACTGGTTAGAGGGTTTGTGTGGTAACTGGTTAGAGGGTTAGTGTGGTAACTGGTTAGAGGGTTAGTGTGGTAACTGACTAGAGGGTTAGTGTGGTAACTGGTTAGAGGGTTTGTGTGGTAACTGGTTAGAGGGTTAGTGTGGTAACTGGTTAGAGGGTTAGTGTGGTAACTGGTTAGAGGGTTAGTGTGGTAACTGGTTAGAGGGTTAGTGTGGTAACTGATTAGAGGGTTAGTGTGGTAACTGACTAGAAGATTAGTGTGGTAACCGACTAGAGGGATCGTGTGGTAACTGGATTATATACCCTAGATATTGGAAAAACAAGCTACCCGCTTCGGGCTCGTGTGCGTGTTCATAAACAGCAAATCAACATCCCGGAAAACAGGcaaatttcttcaaatgaacATTTAGATGTTTGTGGACAAGGGcaatttaatatatttccattttGCAAGTTTTGGGGAGATTTAAGTGACATGTAGaaatgtgaaaaggaaaacattttatcaaaatgttcAACCTAAACTCAATTTAATCCATTTTAactttattacatttaaaaaaaaaaaaagaaggtgtATTCTAGAGGAATTTAATGATATTGTTTGATACACATAAACTCTCGAGTTTCTAATAAAGACAACCTCTTTTGTATACACAATGGATAGAAGCGCACACGTAATCACGTAGAAAAACTGGTAAGCATATATCGAGatttaaacagaataatatCATCCACCTTTATAATAGCAAAGTCTTACAAATAGCATGAGAAAGGTGGATATATTTCCTTAAAACATGGATAAACCGTAAGACATTGTAATCAACTTGATAATCATTTgatcattatcaaaattgaaaaatttagAAAGGAAGGATAGATTAAAATTGTTTCCTCAATTGTTTTTTGAGGTGGAACTTTTGTCATTTATATCTTCCGTAAGTTCAAAGGCTTTGAGGACTTTAAATTGTCACCAGtgtgttgggttttttttcacacAGTGCTCCAATTTTCGTTGGTTTTCGGGTCATTCCCTCTCTGATATGCATTTGTAATGCAGTGCCGTTGCAGGTGAAATGGAAGGTGTCACTTGGCAGTTGACAACGATTTAGAATTATCAAATTCTTCAAACCTCCTTCACCGTAATTTACCCATTAACAGAAGGAGAAATTTCAATTCTGTCCTGGTCAGGACCCCGTACTTTAAATGTCCTTGTTGCCAGCGCTCTGGTAACGAATGACGCGAATTTGGATCACTGGCAGGGATCCAGGGAACCGTGTCGGGGATCCGGCTGGCGTCCTGAGAAGAACACAAATATTCACGTCAACTGAAAGGAAACCACCGTCATTTGCTCAACAAATGGAGCTTAAAACTAGGATTGCTAAAATGATCAAACATTCGATCCGATCACCGATTGGAAAATCGATTTTCTGATCGTGAAACGACATGTtaggaaaatatacagtgttTATAAATAAACTGTGATTTGTAAAGTGTCTGGGATTAATAAGCAAATCAAAATGTCGGATCTAAACGTTCGACCCTTATTAAGTTTGTTGGAGGCGATGATAGATTTGGCCACCCCTAAAGTGAATGTGAAGCCAGGGGGATTCAGTGAGGATATATTTATAAACTTAACTCCGGAACAAAAAGAAGAATTCGAATGTTCAATATGGTAATAAATTGAAAGAAAAGTAACTCTAATTTGATTTAATTGGCAAAAGTGTACGTTGCAGACACATTCGTCAACATGTAGTTCTATTTATCGATTGAATTGATGTAATGTTTGCATGCATTAAATAGTCATGTTAGTTGCACAAGTTTGTAGATCATCTTCAATCATTTCTTTGGTAGATATCAATATTACACTGTATTTACTGACTCGAATTACATGCATTATAATCCAAATTTTAAAGCAAGGGTGAGAATTTTCTACGATTATGTAGGCGACAAGTATATAATCGATTGTGTTGTAATTAACCCCCCTTTTccattatgtatatataacattcCCCTTAATACATAAACAATGTTAAAAGGTCGGTGCGTTCATCGAGAAATAAACCACATTCAGACATCATAGGtttattacagacaaaacaCGCGGGTGAATATTTCCACATATCGTGGTGTTGTATCCTTTATGAACATTAAACCTCATTCACAATATTACCGGAGCCAAGTCAATCTCGATTAATGTTGAATCTTGTATCAGACAGGATATATTGtaacactgtatatataatcaTGTATATACAAGCTGTCACTGCAAATCAACATTTACGTCTATCCTTTTTAGAATGTATAGGACAAGACATTTAATAAAATTCAGACAATCCCTGTCTGCAATTAAAACAATGCTTCACGTTTAAAAGCGTATATCTTGGTAGCACTGGATGTTTGCCGCATGTGTAACTTatacatttaatgaaaaatgatgAATAGTTTACAAGTAATTTGGATTTCATGCGATTAGAAATCAAATTAATCCCTATTTCCCAGATGTTCGATACAATGTAAACCAAGAATTTattatgacccccccccccctctctctctctctctccaccaGACCAATAAAATAGATACAAGCCATGAGTTAGATTTCAGAAGTGTTTGGGAAAACGAAAATCACTTTAATCATAAACTACCTGAATGCTTATTTTAGCCGATTACGTAGTATTTGGTAAATATGGAagggatttgaaatttaataaaattgaaactttttaaattcaACCAAAAGACAAATCTGTAAATTTGCCAGCATTAATGAagaatgtttttgtttaatgCAATGTACATACTGTTTTCTCCAACTTGAGatttatgttttaatatttttcttccaGCTATCAAATCTTAAAGGAGCCTCGAAGATGCAGCAACAAACACAAATACTGTTACTCGTGTATATTCGTGTGGTCAACGTCAGGACCTCACGGAAATCACCGAAGATGTCCAGTTTGTCGAACGGAAGGGTACTATATTAGGGATCGTGAACTAGAGGAAAAAGTGGGAAATCTAAAAGTGAAATGTCATTTAGAAACTTGCAAGTGGAGAGGGCCACTGAAATTGCTACCTAAACACACTCACACTACATACACACGTACTGGCCTTCCGTTCAGAAGTAGATTCGATGATCACTATCGCAGTATGTACAGCGACATGGAGAATCAAGATGACCAATTCCCGAGGTTAGAAAATGGTAGTCACGAATCTGGGTCAAGACTGTCCTTACGTCCCCCGTCCACTGCAAATCGGCTGGCCAGGAGCCGATTGGCGGGTACTCAAACTGCTAGAGATGCGGGCAACAGCAGCACAAGCGCATCGCCACAACATAGCGTTTCCGCTATGACAACGCCGAGGACTCCACATCCACCCACAACCCCTCGCCCAGCAGGCCAAACTGTCCGGCGGGTGCCAACTCTACCTAGTATTATCAATAACAGTAGTCCAAGAGCCGCACAGGAGACGCGATCCCACCAGCAAAGATCGTCAGCAACCAGCGAGCGCCGTCCCCAGCCGCCACAACAGCCCAGAACGAATGGAACTATGTCAAGAGGAGTCCGAACTAACACAACCAACCCTGGCGTTAGCAATGTCCGAGAAAGACTGAGGGAGAGCAGGGAACGGCTGGACAACCTAATGACCTCATTCTCGAACGAGCTAGAACGAGGCCGACGTGGTCTTACGGAATTTCAGGAAACGCGTGAGCGTCGGCGGCAAGAACAATTAGAAGAAGTGCGTGATCTGGGTAGACGGTTGAATTATGTTGCAACCGAGTTGCGCAGTCTTTTAGATCAAAGACGGCAGATCCGCGAAGATTTGGAAGAAATATCTGATGAATATGCAGATAGTTAATCTCATATGCAGATAGTTAATATCATCAGAtggaaaacttttttttaaaagtattcatTTTACCTGTGATAAGTTTTATTTTACcagaaattgtttttattttcacacTTAGAGTTTTTTGTTAtatagaatatgaaaataaattcactttTATCATGCGACTCATTTCGTTACATTTAGAGACAATGCTGTTACCTGAAAACGCATCCACAATTTGAATGTTTGCTATCTTTTAATGTAAAATCTTTACACGTAACAGTTTCATCCAAATAGCTCTTATGATACACCACTGATGTAATTATTGGAATGTCATACTAGGCCTTACTCCAGAGATGCAACAGCCATATGAAATGATGTAACCATATTAGGTTTTATAGTGTGCAAGATAAACGATTTTATGTATAATGTAAAATTCTGCTGTCATATAGCTTGATATAGAAAAATCTTTACTGTGCCTCTTGACACACAAGGCCCAGATGCGACGACTCTGATCTTTGCCATGTTTTGCTAAGTATTGCCCTCCACTCCACTCCACCATCCAGTTTCCGGGACTATACAGTTGCTTTTGCTTTTCAACAGcatctttttaaatatttatttaggaGTACTAGTACTTGTTCGTACAATCAGAATGTTGTTTAATTTTTGGACGACTGATCACAGTTTCTGAGTTtaatttttatgaagtttagaaGCAGCTctctaaaatatctaagaaaaaatctcaagagggacgttaaacaatacacaaccaatTAATGAatcaaagatataaaaaaaaaaatatcatgaggaatggtggtgaaatgttttaaagttttacgtttgatgctgttgattttggaagaagttttgtcattttaaaactAAATGTTCTTTGGCATTTTTGAGAGTTCatgtttgatttacaccacttcttgcATATAATGTGGCGCAATACACCAAAAGTTTCTCCTTCCCTGCAGCTAATATTTCGTAAGGAGCACCTGTAAATATAAGGGCTAGgcagaacatttactggatccagcaatgtatcgttgtttgtaaggggttttgtgaagttttggaatccatTAGAGGTACGGTAACTCAGATTTATTCGTCCTATTGACAGATATTAAACGTGTTTAGAACTGGGACTttgcagttgtaataatgagccttacaaagacaatgttttaCAAGCTTTCTCAGCTGGAACTAGTGCATACTTCTCATGTAACcaatctaattcttttatcacttctggtttactaaacacagaaggatagatggtacgcactttacttttaacatgtttaatatgATACTAGTATACTCTTTATTCTTTCTGACAAAGTGTCAAGGTCGTCCTCTTCATCTCTAGCCCATCGTCTGGAGTAATCtaatgtatacatgttatgtatcaGACAGGGCCGATAAAACTCGATCATACTGCAATCTATATCGAACATATCTGTCCAAACCGCCGGAGTATGATGATAGGATATGTACCATATTAACTAGTCATTCATGTGAATTCAATTTGGGTCTGCTGTCATCCCCAATATGAGCAAATTCATTGGACTGAAAAGCACGTCAAACAGATTTCATCTGCAGTCTCCGAGGTCTCGTGGTTCATGTATCGACGAATTTAACGCAATTTGTTCTCGTGAGTGACTTGGAATTCCTTAGTGAACCAATATTCGTTTTACGTCCTACTATCTTGATCATTTTTGTATATTAGTCCAAACAACTATCAGGATTATATGGTCTCCTGTCTTAAATTAAAGCTATTAGTAAATACTCCTCCTTTCTTTATCACTAAACTTGTATACACGTATTTGCAATGTTTTACTCTCATCCAAACTCAGGCACTTTATAACAATTTTAAACGTTAACCTAGCCTTCGGGACTTGGTAGGGATTTTCATAGCATCCCTGAATTATCTTACTTTGATTCTTGTGACTGATGTAATCACTGTAACCGAAATCAGGATAACAAGGACTGGTATTGTACATCCTGTCAGTAAATCAGAGTAACAAGGACTGGTATTATACATCCTATGGGTAAATCAGGGTAACAAGGACTGGTGTTGTACATCCTGTCAGTAAATCAGGGTAACAAGGACTGGTGTTGTACATCCTATGAGTAAATCAGGGTAACGAGGACTGGTATTATACATCCTATGGGTAAATCAGGGTAACAAGGACTGGTATTGTACATCCTGTCAGTAAATCAGGGTAACAAGGACTGGTATTGTACATCATATGAGTAAATCAGGGTAACAAGGACTGGTATTGTACATCCTGTCAGTAAATCAGGGTAACAAGGACTGGTATTGTACATCCTATGAGTAAATCAGGATAACAAGGACTGGTATTGTACATCCTGTCAGTAAATCAGGGTAACAAGGACTGGTATTGTACATCATATGAGTAAATCAGGGTAACAAGGACTGGTATTGTACATCCTGTCAGTAAATCAGGGTAACAAGGACTGGTATTGTACATCCTATGAGTAAATCAGGGTAACAAGGACTGGTATTGTACATCCTGTCAGTAAATCAGGGTAACAAGGACTGGTGTTGTACATCCTGTCAGTAAATCAAGGTAACAAGGACTGGTGTTGTACATCATATGAGTAAATCAGGGTAACAAGGACTGGTATTGTACATCCTGTCAGTA belongs to Ostrea edulis chromosome 7, xbOstEdul1.1, whole genome shotgun sequence and includes:
- the LOC125654684 gene encoding uncharacterized protein LOC125654684, which encodes MSDLNVRPLLSLLEAMIDLATPKVNVKPGGFSEDIFINLTPEQKEEFECSICYQILKEPRRCSNKHKYCYSCIFVWSTSGPHGNHRRCPVCRTEGYYIRDRELEEKVGNLKVKCHLETCKWRGPLKLLPKHTHTTYTRTGLPFRSRFDDHYRSMYSDMENQDDQFPRLENGSHESGSRLSLRPPSTANRLARSRLAGTQTARDAGNSSTSASPQHSVSAMTTPRTPHPPTTPRPAGQTVRRVPTLPSIINNSSPRAAQETRSHQQRSSATSERRPQPPQQPRTNGTMSRGVRTNTTNPGVSNVRERLRESRERLDNLMTSFSNELERGRRGLTEFQETRERRRQEQLEEVRDLGRRLNYVATELRSLLDQRRQIREDLEEISDEYADS